From the genome of Aeromonas hydrophila subsp. hydrophila ATCC 7966:
CGAGGGAGAGCGGGTGTTCATCAAGGGACCGTCCGGTTCGGGCAAGTCGACCCTGCTCGGCCTGCTGGCCGGGATCCAGACCGCCAACCACGGCACCCTGGAGGTGCTGGGCCAGCCGCTGGCCCGGCTCTCTGGCCGTGCCCGCGACAACTTCCGGGCGGCCAATCTGGGTTACATCTTCCAGCAGTTCAACCTGCTGCCGTTTTTATCCGTGCAGGACAACGTCACCAGCGCCCTCACCTTCTCCCCCGAGAAGCGGGCCCGGCTGCAAGGCAGCCCGGCCGATGAGGCGCGCCGCCTGCTGCGGGAATTGCAACTGCCCGAGGAGGCGCTGCACAGGCCCGTCCATGCCCTCAGCATCGGCCAGCAG
Proteins encoded in this window:
- a CDS encoding ABC transporter ATP-binding protein; translated protein: MKNAVVEIRDLAFAWPGHEVVLDLPALTISEGERVFIKGPSGSGKSTLLGLLAGIQTANHGTLEVLGQPLARLSGRARDNFRAANLGYIFQQFNLLPFLSVQDNVTSALTFSPEKRARLQGSPADEARRLLRELQLPEEALHRPVHALSIGQQQRVAAARALIGSPPLVIADEPTSALDTDNRAAFIKLLFEECNKQGSTLVFVSHDPYLEPLFPRVENLQQLNRRAAC